The following are from one region of the Magallana gigas chromosome 6, xbMagGiga1.1, whole genome shotgun sequence genome:
- the LOC105324205 gene encoding putative leucine-rich repeat-containing protein DDB_G0290503 isoform X2 has translation MPPFTNSLQKLQESLNELKSEIDKYHCPKCGVRLESYEESNSATVTPSYNQLEDRILDLQNECKSLASKNKEYKEKIAEQEHTISEQFKELDRLRDACTELKQGSSNELEKTTSEQLAEISQLKVAAKAFAEEEEKLKREISERDKYIERLNSTQKTNKEQYEKSIQRLEDENKRYKEKLKSSQSEVDKLSAKLAEKDRINNDLVSRRLEIEGVGFHTTVAPSMSSLILGGLTSRLTDRLAGEKVDLVRQAYSGGPDVNFPLLVVCVNVSRIGADAKEALKGIPKAKDVALLVFHHKEAHALPSQTSDKILTGADFSGLGSIIDLAFLSQRGIYECDMNNVGIERVASFLLQYKTQRK, from the exons ATGCCTCCATTTACCAACAGTTTACAAAAATTACAG gAATCTCTGAATGAGCTGAAATCGGAGATTGACAAATACCACTGTCCTAAATGTGGAGTCAGACTCGAGTCTTACGAAGAGAGCAACTCTGCTACGGTGACTCCATCTTATAACCAGTTAGAGGATAGAATTTTAGACCTGCAGAATGAATGTAAAAGTTTGGCGTCAAAGAATAaagaatataaagaaaaaatagctGAACAAGAGCACACAATTAGTGAGCAATTTAAAGAACTAGATCGACTAAGAGATGCATGTACAGAATTAAAACAAGGATCGTCGAACGAACTTGAGAAAACTACATCTGAACAACTAGCAGAAATATCCCAACTGAAAGTGGCGGCAAAAGCGTTCGCCGAGGAAGAAGAAAAACTAAAGAGGGAGATATCAGAAAGAGATAAATATATTGAACGTTTGAATTCTACACAAAAGACGAACAAGGAACAATACGAGAAGTCTATACAACGACTGGAAGATGAGAACAAACGCTATAAGGAAAAGCTGAAGAGTTCTCAATCGGAAGTTGACAAGCTTTCTGCGAAGCTTGCTGAAAAAG ATAGAATAAACAATGATTTAGTTAGCAGAAGATTGGAAATTGAAG gtgTTGGTTTCCATACTACTGTTGCACCGTCCATGTCGTCACTAATATTGGGAGGCCTGACGTCACGTTTGACTGATCGTCTGGCGGGGGAAAAGGTTGATCTCGTGAGACAAGCGTACTCCGGAGGCCCGGATGTCAACTTTCCATTATTGGTCGTCTGCGTGAATGTTTCTAGGATCGGGGCGGATGCGAAAGAAGCATTGAAAGGAATTCCTAAAG CTAAAGATGTCGCCTTGTTGGTATTTCACCACAAGGAGGCCCATGCTCTCCCGAGCCAGACGAGCGACAAGATCCTGACCGGAGCGGACTTCAGCGGCCTGGGTAGTATCATAGACCTCGCCTTCCTGTCCCAGAGAGGGATCTACGAGTGTGACATGAACAATGTCGGCATCGAACGCGTGGCTTCCTTTTTACTCCAGTACAAAACTCAGAGAAAATAG
- the LOC105337766 gene encoding protein ZNRD2 isoform X2, whose amino-acid sequence MDFEWEPPSEAEMKILEARRERSDKISKLMGDYLLKGYKMLGSVCETCDTILLEDKQAMKYCIACQELDTDTDKDDPVMSSSAARSLTEERQGVTQGSRTFPAASSTSGRRAVPQGQQPSPLSIDPRLGLYEEGAKKAAKPASESLEVWPNPDYSSALDSLCEKIRWASEELKASSSVEYSIQLCNLIKASADAMQSLKSSQS is encoded by the exons ATGG ATTTTGAATGGGAGCCTCCATCAGAGGCAGAGATGAAGATTTTGGAGGCCAGGCGGGAGAGATCGGACAAGATAAGCAAGCTGATGGGGGACTACCTGTTAAAGGGCTACAAAATGCTGGGCAGTGTCTGTGAAACGTGTGAT ACAATACTTTTGGAAGATAAACAAGCAATGAAGTATTGCATTGCCTGCCAGGAGCTAGATACAGACACAGACAAGGATGATCCAG TTATGAGTTCATCAGCAGCAAGATCTCTGACCGAGGAGAGACAAGGCGTTACACAAGGATCCAGAACCTTTCCAGCAGCCTCTTCAACTTCTGGTAGAAGGGCGGTACCCCAAGGACAACAACCCTCTCCCCTGTCTATTGACCCCAGGCTAGGTCTGTACGAAGAAGGGGCCAAAAAGGCGGCAAAGCCAGCAAGTGAAAGTTTAGAGGTGTGGCCAAATCCTGACTACAGTTCTGCCTTGGACAGTCTGTGTGAAAAAATTAGGTGGGCAAGTGAGGAATTAAAAGCTTCCAGTAGTGTAGAATATAGCATTCAGTTGTGTAACCTCATCAAGGCCAGTGCTGATGCAATGCAGAGCTTGAAGTCCTCACAGTCATGA
- the LOC105324205 gene encoding putative leucine-rich repeat-containing protein DDB_G0290503 isoform X1 — translation MPPFTNSLQKLQESLNELKSEIDKYHCPKCGVRLESYEESNSATVTPSYNQLEDRILDLQNECKSLASKNKEYKEKIAEQEHTISEQFKELDRLRDACTELKQGSSNELEKTTSEQLAEISQLKVAAKAFAEEEEKLKREISERDKYIERLNSTQKTNKEQYEKSIQRLEDENKRYKEKLKSSQSEVDKLSAKLAEKDRINNDLVSRRLEIEEKCKQLERDLEQRSRKEIGVGFHTTVAPSMSSLILGGLTSRLTDRLAGEKVDLVRQAYSGGPDVNFPLLVVCVNVSRIGADAKEALKGIPKAKDVALLVFHHKEAHALPSQTSDKILTGADFSGLGSIIDLAFLSQRGIYECDMNNVGIERVASFLLQYKTQRK, via the exons ATGCCTCCATTTACCAACAGTTTACAAAAATTACAG gAATCTCTGAATGAGCTGAAATCGGAGATTGACAAATACCACTGTCCTAAATGTGGAGTCAGACTCGAGTCTTACGAAGAGAGCAACTCTGCTACGGTGACTCCATCTTATAACCAGTTAGAGGATAGAATTTTAGACCTGCAGAATGAATGTAAAAGTTTGGCGTCAAAGAATAaagaatataaagaaaaaatagctGAACAAGAGCACACAATTAGTGAGCAATTTAAAGAACTAGATCGACTAAGAGATGCATGTACAGAATTAAAACAAGGATCGTCGAACGAACTTGAGAAAACTACATCTGAACAACTAGCAGAAATATCCCAACTGAAAGTGGCGGCAAAAGCGTTCGCCGAGGAAGAAGAAAAACTAAAGAGGGAGATATCAGAAAGAGATAAATATATTGAACGTTTGAATTCTACACAAAAGACGAACAAGGAACAATACGAGAAGTCTATACAACGACTGGAAGATGAGAACAAACGCTATAAGGAAAAGCTGAAGAGTTCTCAATCGGAAGTTGACAAGCTTTCTGCGAAGCTTGCTGAAAAAG ATAGAATAAACAATGATTTAGTTAGCAGAAGATTGGAAATTGAAG AGAAATGTAAACAGTTGGAACGCGACCTTGAACAAAGATCAAGGAAAGAAATTG gtgTTGGTTTCCATACTACTGTTGCACCGTCCATGTCGTCACTAATATTGGGAGGCCTGACGTCACGTTTGACTGATCGTCTGGCGGGGGAAAAGGTTGATCTCGTGAGACAAGCGTACTCCGGAGGCCCGGATGTCAACTTTCCATTATTGGTCGTCTGCGTGAATGTTTCTAGGATCGGGGCGGATGCGAAAGAAGCATTGAAAGGAATTCCTAAAG CTAAAGATGTCGCCTTGTTGGTATTTCACCACAAGGAGGCCCATGCTCTCCCGAGCCAGACGAGCGACAAGATCCTGACCGGAGCGGACTTCAGCGGCCTGGGTAGTATCATAGACCTCGCCTTCCTGTCCCAGAGAGGGATCTACGAGTGTGACATGAACAATGTCGGCATCGAACGCGTGGCTTCCTTTTTACTCCAGTACAAAACTCAGAGAAAATAG